In Crinalium epipsammum PCC 9333, the following are encoded in one genomic region:
- a CDS encoding cation:proton antiporter translates to MDIYILDLLVIGLLLLMVTLGSGWIQRLPLSYAIIYLIVGVLLGRYGANLIQVRPNAEILERLTEFVVLVSVFGCGLKMNRPLKFWAWNTTARLIGLLMPISILAVATVAKLFLGFDWGQAILLGAILAPTDPVLASEVQLYHKDDRDELRFGLTSEGGLNDALAFPFVYFGIHWLKDPNWENWFKQWVAVDLIWAIFAGIFMGILVAKAVVFVDKWLQKYRKADELMEDFVALSTILLTYSITELVNGYGFIAVFVAGIVVRSSYHDPEKQKSKFEFIEQIEKLLEVATILILGTILQLKPILAHLNQGLLIALLLLFVIRPLGTWISTLGSPLIPANRLLFGWFGIRGVGSLYYLSYAFGEGLKDELGETIAWVTYITVVISVVLHGVSATPLMNWYEKNIASRRNEAVVSDQIEKY, encoded by the coding sequence ATGGATATCTATATTCTTGATTTGCTAGTCATTGGCTTATTATTGCTAATGGTAACATTGGGGTCAGGCTGGATTCAACGCCTACCCCTCTCCTACGCCATCATTTACTTAATTGTTGGTGTCCTGCTGGGGCGTTATGGGGCTAATTTAATTCAAGTACGTCCAAATGCCGAAATTTTAGAGCGCCTTACAGAATTTGTTGTACTTGTCTCAGTATTTGGTTGTGGTTTAAAAATGAATCGCCCATTAAAATTTTGGGCTTGGAACACAACAGCAAGATTAATTGGATTATTAATGCCAATTTCAATTTTGGCTGTTGCTACTGTTGCTAAATTATTTTTAGGTTTCGACTGGGGACAAGCAATTTTATTAGGAGCAATTCTTGCCCCAACAGATCCAGTTTTAGCCTCAGAAGTACAGTTATATCATAAAGATGACCGCGATGAATTGCGCTTTGGTTTAACCTCGGAAGGAGGTTTAAATGATGCCCTAGCTTTTCCTTTTGTTTATTTTGGAATTCATTGGTTAAAAGATCCTAATTGGGAAAACTGGTTTAAACAATGGGTAGCAGTTGATTTAATTTGGGCAATTTTCGCTGGCATTTTCATGGGAATCCTAGTTGCGAAAGCAGTGGTTTTTGTTGACAAATGGCTGCAAAAATACCGCAAAGCTGATGAGTTAATGGAAGATTTCGTAGCTCTTAGTACAATATTACTAACTTATTCAATCACAGAACTTGTAAATGGTTATGGATTTATTGCGGTATTCGTAGCTGGAATTGTAGTACGAAGCAGTTACCACGATCCTGAAAAACAAAAATCTAAATTTGAGTTTATCGAGCAAATTGAAAAACTCTTAGAAGTAGCAACTATTTTAATATTAGGTACTATTCTACAACTTAAACCAATTCTGGCTCACTTAAATCAGGGGCTATTAATCGCTCTATTATTACTGTTTGTAATTCGACCATTAGGAACATGGATAAGTACTCTAGGCTCTCCTCTTATTCCGGCTAATCGTTTATTATTTGGATGGTTTGGTATTCGTGGCGTTGGTTCCTTATATTATCTCAGCTATGCCTTTGGAGAAGGTTTAAAAGACGAATTAGGAGAAACAATTGCTTGGGTTACTTATATAACAGTTGTAATTTCTGTTGTTTTACATGGAGTTAGTGCAACGCCGTTGATGAACTGGTACGAGAAAAATATTGCTAGTCGCCGCAATGAAGCAGTTGTCTCCGATCAAATTGAAAAATATTAG
- a CDS encoding serine hydrolase yields MLFNITATKFRLSAITALVTTLALTNSAVAIPISISVPQPASSSCLENTQPELDLTTAEYTDSPKETLPTSPFLQRQRNLQFFYSANQPPLLAESSQLQSIVNQIVQTATAKHLKTQPLSITLIDLNKGQVAGYQQNQFRYPASVVKLFWLVALYGEFEQGILTNKAAFQPYIRDMIGNSDNDAASVILDQITATQSWSKSQLTDVEFQSWLTRRNQVNCFFKKAGYQGINIDQKTYPVDYLHLSSPKGTELRMRGNSQAPIRNQITSQQAARLMYEVVNNQAVSPSASQKMSTLLTRDLNPQVWRNIYPDFNPIEGFFGESLPSNIKFVSKAGWTSGSRNEVAFVQTPDGKTRYVLAIFADSSAYASDDKIFPEMSRLVFDQMNRQ; encoded by the coding sequence ATGCTATTTAATATTACAGCAACTAAATTCAGGCTATCTGCAATTACGGCACTTGTTACAACCTTGGCATTAACTAATTCAGCAGTAGCCATTCCAATTTCAATATCTGTCCCTCAACCTGCATCATCTTCTTGTTTAGAAAATACACAACCAGAATTAGATTTAACTACTGCTGAGTATACAGACTCACCTAAAGAAACATTACCAACCAGCCCATTTCTACAAAGGCAACGTAATTTACAATTTTTTTATAGTGCTAATCAACCGCCTCTTCTTGCTGAAAGCAGCCAATTACAATCAATTGTCAATCAAATTGTTCAAACTGCTACGGCTAAACACTTAAAAACACAACCTTTATCAATAACTCTAATTGACTTAAATAAAGGTCAGGTAGCTGGATATCAACAAAATCAATTTAGATATCCAGCCAGCGTTGTTAAGTTGTTTTGGCTAGTAGCTTTATATGGTGAATTTGAACAAGGAATTTTGACTAATAAAGCAGCATTTCAGCCTTATATCCGCGACATGATTGGAAATTCGGATAACGATGCTGCGAGTGTAATCTTAGATCAAATTACAGCAACACAATCTTGGTCAAAATCTCAGCTAACAGATGTTGAGTTTCAATCATGGTTAACCAGACGTAATCAAGTTAATTGTTTTTTTAAAAAAGCTGGATATCAAGGCATTAATATTGATCAAAAGACATATCCAGTTGATTATTTACATCTCTCATCCCCCAAAGGTACAGAGTTGCGGATGCGTGGTAATTCCCAAGCACCTATTAGGAATCAAATCACAAGCCAGCAAGCAGCACGTTTGATGTATGAAGTTGTTAATAATCAAGCTGTTTCACCATCAGCTAGTCAGAAAATGTCTACTTTATTAACACGAGACTTAAATCCGCAAGTCTGGCGAAACATTTATCCTGATTTTAATCCTATCGAAGGTTTTTTTGGTGAGTCTTTGCCATCTAACATAAAATTTGTATCTAAAGCAGGATGGACTTCTGGTTCCCGTAATGAAGTTGCCTTTGTTCAAACTCCAGACGGTAAAACGCGCTATGTATTAGCAATTTTTGCCGATTCTTCTGCTTACGCAAGCGATGACAAAATTTTTCCTGAAATGTCTCGTTTGGTTTTTGATCAAATGAATCGTCAGTAG
- a CDS encoding 2Fe-2S iron-sulfur cluster-binding protein: protein MEYQVRLVNSAIALDRTISVPDDQYIMDMAEIAGIRLPNGCKQGECSACVAKLVSGKVDQSEQKFLRPKEIEAGYIVTCVAYPLSDCTIYTHQEQVLYQSALYFKAETAEDE from the coding sequence ATGGAATACCAAGTCCGGCTAGTTAATTCTGCGATCGCTCTAGATCGTACTATATCTGTACCCGATGATCAGTACATTATGGATATGGCTGAAATTGCGGGTATTCGCTTGCCTAATGGGTGTAAACAAGGAGAATGTTCTGCCTGTGTAGCTAAACTGGTGAGTGGTAAAGTTGATCAAAGTGAGCAGAAATTTTTACGCCCAAAAGAAATAGAGGCTGGTTATATTGTTACCTGTGTCGCTTATCCGCTTTCAGATTGCACAATATATACGCATCAAGAACAAGTATTGTATCAATCTGCCCTATATTTTAAAGCTGAGACAGCAGAGGATGAATGA
- a CDS encoding iron uptake porin — protein sequence MSKIWWDFLRVSLFFLGVTLVICDSATAQETVVELETAPTNQIHNIADKTNAAFNQDAVKSSLAEIPPIIPTDKPGDAKSSLRAGIAESSSDTDTDEAMSQVTNVSQLKDVQPGDWAYEAVRSLVEKYGVISGYPDGTFRGNSSMTRYEFAAGLKTILDRINQLVTANPNGISREDLATTQNLAEQFTLELALLRGRLDAATARIADLELTQFSRVTKLEGEVIFAGAGVIAGNNSNQTTLFGQRSRLNLQSSFNGRDLLTTRLQMEGFGSLTSNLTPEGELAFSGDTDSRAYIDALLYSFPIGQRTQAVLAGNANGADDFTNTVNPYFDGDGASGALSRFGTRNPIYYLVNGSGVGIQHKLSDKLEFSLGYLASAANNPPPDGGLFKGSYGAIAQVLFQPSQQSSIGLTYVNAYNNDLETGSTNANLVNQLNLPVVTNSYGIEASLQINPRFALGGWAGYTAARVINQGDANIWNWAVTLAFPDLGKKGNLGGIIVGMEPKVTGANSQLRNMGINDSDTSLHLEGFYQYQLTDNIVITPGLIWLTAPDHNSDNDDIVIGVVRTTFSF from the coding sequence ATGTCCAAGATTTGGTGGGATTTTCTGCGAGTCAGCTTATTTTTTTTAGGTGTGACTCTGGTAATCTGTGATAGTGCAACTGCACAAGAAACTGTTGTTGAACTAGAAACAGCACCGACGAATCAGATTCATAACATTGCTGATAAAACTAATGCTGCATTTAATCAGGATGCAGTCAAGTCAAGCTTGGCAGAAATACCGCCTATAATACCTACAGACAAACCAGGCGACGCAAAATCAAGCTTAAGAGCAGGAATTGCGGAATCTAGCAGCGACACTGATACAGACGAGGCGATGAGCCAAGTAACGAACGTTTCTCAACTCAAGGACGTTCAACCTGGTGACTGGGCTTATGAAGCAGTGCGATCGCTTGTTGAAAAATATGGTGTAATATCTGGTTATCCAGATGGTACTTTCCGAGGCAACAGCAGCATGACTCGGTATGAATTTGCTGCTGGTTTAAAAACTATTCTTGACCGAATTAATCAATTGGTGACAGCTAACCCTAACGGGATTAGTAGAGAAGACTTAGCAACAACGCAAAATTTAGCAGAGCAGTTTACATTAGAACTAGCGTTGTTACGTGGCAGGCTAGATGCAGCCACAGCTAGGATTGCTGATTTAGAGCTTACGCAATTCTCTAGAGTTACAAAACTAGAGGGAGAAGTAATCTTTGCGGGTGCTGGTGTAATTGCAGGCAATAACAGTAACCAAACGACACTTTTTGGTCAAAGATCGCGTTTGAATTTACAATCTAGCTTTAATGGTCGAGATTTACTCACAACACGCCTTCAAATGGAAGGTTTTGGTTCCCTTACCTCTAACCTCACACCCGAAGGCGAATTAGCTTTTAGTGGCGATACTGATAGTAGAGCCTATATAGACGCTCTTTTATACAGTTTTCCAATAGGACAGCGCACTCAAGCTGTACTTGCTGGTAATGCTAATGGAGCCGATGATTTTACGAATACCGTTAACCCTTATTTCGACGGCGATGGTGCAAGCGGTGCATTATCTCGCTTCGGAACACGCAACCCCATTTATTACCTAGTTAACGGTTCTGGTGTTGGCATCCAACACAAATTGAGCGACAAACTAGAATTTAGTTTAGGTTACTTAGCCAGCGCAGCTAATAATCCCCCACCCGACGGAGGTTTATTTAAAGGCTCTTATGGGGCAATAGCACAGGTACTCTTCCAGCCTAGTCAACAATCAAGCATTGGTTTAACTTATGTCAATGCCTACAACAATGACCTAGAAACTGGTAGTACAAATGCCAACTTAGTTAACCAGCTAAATTTGCCAGTAGTTACAAATTCTTATGGTATTGAGGCATCTTTGCAAATTAACCCTCGGTTTGCATTAGGTGGTTGGGCTGGATATACCGCAGCGCGTGTTATTAATCAGGGAGATGCTAACATCTGGAACTGGGCAGTAACACTTGCATTCCCTGATTTAGGTAAGAAAGGCAATCTTGGGGGCATTATTGTTGGTATGGAACCCAAAGTTACAGGGGCAAATTCCCAGCTTAGAAACATGGGCATTAACGACTCTGATACATCACTGCATCTAGAAGGGTTTTACCAATACCAACTCACTGATAATATCGTGATTACACCTGGGTTAATTTGGTTAACTGCACCCGACCATAATAGTGACAACGATGATATTGTCATTGGCGTAGTGCGTACTACCTTTAGCTTTTAA
- a CDS encoding ATP-binding protein: MISQDTITDALRINARNTDAFDIFNIRHYIGSNPYLDTAALVFDCALTGHLPSRPLNDYVEIVSDRYPHLRDQTYESYAHLFAQTVSEVGKLDIGLHLNRWSLKTYPEFARIAIQTLHARTTRLVIYCVWDWFEAITQQQDFPFEAQLKELQDSFTQSVYGGPTVYALLRTAYNKNIPTFYLWDEGLMQYGYGKKQIRGVATTFNCDSHLDSDFTTRKDDCKTFLNTLGFPVPKGDIAFTLEEAKGIARKIGYPVAVKPVAGHKGIGVTADVNAEELSFAFDSAIASIPENETKEVIIEKSISGVDFRLLCVNGRFVAATERRPASVVGNGKSTIAELIESENQTRARKDTPTSPLGKIKCDEAMEIYLKEQKLSLDSVIESGQTIYLRKVANLSAGGLSVDATSIVHPDNIILAQDIAQHFQLTCLGIDVIARNINKSWKDGDFGILEINSAPGIFMHLNPAVGESVDVPAYILNTFFKSVQDARIPIITFNKISVQELQETIDHILWQHPDWTIGAVCRDAVFINRSEKFIHKDYNTNVQNLLRNPRLDLLITEYREDVLESEGMFYKGSNMVVLDHPTETEMMLTRDIFENSTVVVKQEENISIRRQGLLENYRLGSTEPFTRVYLKEIGTIL; encoded by the coding sequence ATGATCAGCCAAGACACTATCACCGACGCATTACGGATTAATGCTAGGAATACCGACGCTTTCGATATTTTCAACATCAGGCATTACATAGGGTCTAATCCATATTTAGATACTGCTGCATTAGTATTTGATTGTGCTTTAACTGGGCATTTGCCATCTCGCCCTCTTAATGATTATGTAGAAATTGTAAGCGATCGCTACCCCCACCTACGCGACCAAACTTATGAATCTTACGCTCATCTATTTGCCCAGACAGTATCAGAAGTTGGCAAACTAGATATAGGTTTGCATCTCAACCGTTGGAGTCTCAAAACATATCCAGAGTTTGCTAGAATTGCCATTCAAACCCTCCATGCACGCACCACGCGCTTAGTAATTTACTGTGTTTGGGATTGGTTTGAAGCAATTACTCAACAGCAAGATTTCCCCTTTGAAGCTCAACTTAAAGAACTTCAAGATAGCTTTACTCAATCAGTATATGGTGGTCCAACAGTTTATGCCTTATTACGCACAGCATATAACAAAAATATTCCCACATTTTATTTGTGGGATGAAGGGCTAATGCAATATGGCTATGGCAAAAAACAAATTCGCGGCGTAGCTACTACATTTAACTGCGATAGCCATCTGGATTCAGACTTTACTACTCGAAAAGACGACTGCAAAACTTTCTTAAATACACTAGGATTTCCAGTACCTAAAGGTGATATTGCCTTCACTTTAGAGGAAGCCAAAGGCATAGCTAGAAAAATTGGTTATCCAGTCGCCGTCAAACCTGTAGCTGGTCATAAAGGCATTGGAGTAACGGCTGATGTTAATGCAGAAGAACTAAGTTTTGCTTTTGACAGTGCGATCGCAAGTATTCCAGAAAACGAAACAAAAGAAGTAATTATTGAAAAAAGTATCTCTGGTGTAGATTTTCGCTTATTGTGTGTTAACGGCAGATTTGTGGCTGCAACTGAACGTCGCCCCGCTTCAGTTGTGGGTAACGGTAAATCTACTATTGCCGAATTAATTGAGAGTGAAAATCAAACACGCGCCCGTAAAGATACACCCACATCCCCACTTGGCAAAATCAAGTGCGATGAAGCAATGGAAATATATCTAAAGGAACAAAAATTATCCTTAGATAGCGTAATTGAATCTGGTCAGACTATTTATCTACGCAAAGTCGCCAACCTCTCAGCCGGAGGTTTAAGCGTAGATGCTACAAGCATTGTTCACCCTGACAACATCATCTTGGCGCAAGATATTGCCCAGCACTTCCAACTTACTTGTCTAGGCATCGACGTAATTGCCCGTAATATTAACAAATCTTGGAAAGACGGCGACTTTGGCATCCTAGAAATTAATTCCGCCCCAGGGATATTCATGCACCTTAACCCTGCTGTGGGAGAAAGCGTTGATGTACCCGCTTACATCCTGAACACTTTCTTTAAATCAGTACAAGATGCCCGGATACCCATCATTACATTTAACAAAATTTCCGTCCAAGAACTCCAAGAAACTATAGACCATATACTGTGGCAACATCCTGATTGGACTATCGGTGCTGTTTGTCGTGATGCCGTCTTTATTAATCGTTCAGAAAAATTTATTCACAAAGATTACAATACCAACGTCCAGAACTTGCTGCGTAATCCCAGGCTAGATTTGCTCATAACCGAGTATCGGGAAGATGTCTTAGAAAGCGAAGGGATGTTTTACAAAGGTAGCAATATGGTAGTTCTCGACCATCCCACAGAAACAGAGATGATGCTGACGCGGGATATTTTTGAGAATTCGACTGTGGTTGTTAAACAAGAAGAAAACATTTCGATTCGCCGCCAAGGTTTGCTCGAAAATTACAGGCTAGGTTCAACTGAACCGTTTACGCGGGTCTATCTCAAAGAAATCGGCACAATCTTGTAG
- a CDS encoding Crp/Fnr family transcriptional regulator — protein sequence MTASPLLSATPSHLKPRKFERRSLLPIEPNYLWRIESGVVRTLTYNPDGTLITFGLWGVGDIAGKVLSKADPYQIECLTPVEAALIPLSRGYEVSEAIFQHVQQHQEFIEILHCRSVDTSLMQLLIWLAKKFGKASEQGQLIDLQLTHQDIASVIRATRVTVTRLLNEFEQRGIIQRLPHRFIVMPNQQPFWHYEI from the coding sequence ATGACCGCCTCTCCATTGTTATCTGCTACGCCTAGTCATCTCAAACCACGTAAATTTGAGCGTCGCTCTTTACTACCTATAGAGCCAAATTACCTTTGGCGCATTGAATCTGGAGTAGTTCGCACCTTAACTTATAACCCTGACGGCACGCTCATCACTTTTGGGTTATGGGGAGTCGGAGATATTGCAGGTAAAGTGTTATCAAAAGCCGACCCTTATCAAATTGAATGTCTAACTCCTGTAGAGGCAGCCCTCATACCCCTTAGCAGAGGCTACGAAGTTAGCGAAGCAATTTTTCAGCACGTTCAGCAACATCAAGAATTTATTGAGATTCTACATTGCAGATCAGTAGATACATCATTAATGCAACTTTTGATTTGGTTAGCAAAAAAATTTGGTAAAGCAAGTGAACAAGGACAATTAATTGATCTACAATTAACCCATCAAGATATTGCTTCAGTCATTCGTGCTACGCGCGTTACTGTTACACGGCTATTAAATGAGTTTGAGCAACGAGGAATTATTCAACGCTTGCCTCATCGCTTCATTGTTATGCCGAATCAACAACCTTTTTGGCACTACGAGATTTAA
- a CDS encoding carbonic anhydrase, whose amino-acid sequence MKKLIKGLREFKASYFNTHQQLFEQLAHGQTPRVLFITCSDSRVDPNLITQAQLGELFVIRNAGNIVPPYGATNGGEGATIEYAIQALDIKQIIICGHSHCGAMKGLMKLNSLQKEMPLVFDWLKYAEATRRLVNDHYSEYEGEELLEIMTAENVLTQIENLRTYPVIHSKLYQGQLSIYAWIYHLENAEVLAYDPHKHAYVLPQSQVKESNSDEMLVKQFPNCSLAINSTNIQQLEVESSSDFSQSVSERLPATPLSPEQLKRIYRGANN is encoded by the coding sequence ATGAAAAAATTAATTAAAGGTCTGCGTGAATTCAAAGCCAGCTACTTTAATACTCATCAACAACTGTTTGAACAACTTGCACATGGTCAAACGCCGAGAGTATTGTTTATTACCTGTTCTGATTCCCGTGTAGATCCCAACTTGATTACACAAGCACAGTTGGGCGAATTGTTTGTGATTCGCAATGCTGGGAACATCGTTCCACCTTACGGTGCAACCAATGGTGGTGAAGGCGCGACAATTGAATATGCTATTCAAGCCTTAGATATTAAGCAAATTATTATCTGCGGACACTCTCATTGCGGTGCTATGAAAGGGCTAATGAAGTTAAATAGCCTTCAGAAAGAAATGCCACTCGTTTTTGATTGGCTCAAATATGCAGAAGCAACCCGAAGGCTGGTTAATGACCACTACAGTGAGTATGAGGGAGAAGAACTGCTGGAAATTATGACGGCAGAAAATGTCCTCACTCAAATAGAGAATTTGCGGACGTATCCAGTTATTCACTCAAAACTGTATCAAGGGCAACTCAGCATTTATGCTTGGATTTATCACCTGGAAAACGCCGAAGTTTTAGCATACGATCCGCATAAACACGCTTATGTCTTGCCTCAAAGCCAAGTAAAAGAATCCAACAGCGATGAGATGTTGGTAAAGCAGTTTCCCAATTGCAGTTTAGCAATTAATTCTACGAACATTCAGCAACTCGAAGTTGAATCTTCATCAGACTTCAGCCAAAGTGTAAGTGAGCGGCTGCCAGCGACACCGCTTTCTCCTGAGCAGCTAAAGCGAATTTATCGAGGAGCCAATAATTAA
- a CDS encoding MFS transporter has product MRIIPNIPALKSKNYRLFFGGQGLSLIGTWMTQVATIWLVYNLSNSPWLLGVVGFTSQIPSLVLLPIAGVLVERWDRHRVLLATQVLSMIQSLALALLTLTGVINIWHLIFLSLFQGTIGAFDAPARQVFITEIVGKKEDLASAIALNSSMFNGARLIGPAIAGLVIAAVGSGACFLIDGLSYIAVIAALLAMKIKPRKIVTNHSHPWKSFKEGFAYTFSFTPIKAIIMLLALVSFMGMQYTVLVPIFADKILQGGPQTLGFLMSSAGVGSLIGAVYLLSRKSVIGLGNFIAYSPAIMGFGLIGFSLSRILGLSMLMMLIVGFGFIMQFTSSNTLLQTIVEDDKRSRVMSIYTMAFFGMLPLGNLFGGALASYIGVTKTLVISGIACILGTVYFSQKLPELRRLVAPVYIKLGILPAKKEELLQKT; this is encoded by the coding sequence GTGAGAATAATTCCAAATATCCCAGCATTGAAGTCAAAAAATTATCGCCTCTTTTTTGGAGGGCAAGGTCTTTCTCTAATAGGAACTTGGATGACACAAGTTGCTACGATTTGGCTAGTTTATAATTTGAGTAATTCCCCTTGGTTACTAGGGGTTGTTGGGTTTACTAGCCAAATTCCCAGCTTAGTTTTACTGCCAATTGCAGGCGTGTTAGTGGAGAGATGGGATCGACACCGTGTATTATTGGCAACTCAGGTATTGTCGATGATTCAATCTTTAGCACTAGCACTTTTGACGCTAACAGGAGTTATTAATATTTGGCATCTGATATTTTTAAGTTTATTTCAAGGAACCATAGGGGCATTTGATGCACCAGCCCGTCAGGTTTTCATCACAGAAATAGTTGGAAAAAAGGAAGATTTAGCCAGTGCGATCGCACTCAATTCTTCTATGTTCAATGGGGCGCGATTAATTGGGCCAGCTATTGCAGGTTTAGTTATTGCTGCTGTTGGTTCTGGCGCTTGTTTTTTAATTGATGGTCTTAGTTATATAGCTGTGATAGCCGCATTACTAGCTATGAAGATTAAGCCTAGAAAAATTGTAACTAATCATAGTCATCCTTGGAAAAGCTTTAAAGAAGGATTTGCCTATACATTCAGCTTTACACCTATTAAAGCAATTATCATGCTACTAGCATTGGTTAGCTTCATGGGAATGCAATATACAGTTTTAGTACCAATTTTTGCAGATAAAATACTTCAGGGAGGGCCACAAACGCTAGGCTTTTTAATGTCATCAGCAGGAGTCGGGTCTTTAATAGGTGCAGTTTATTTACTAAGTCGTAAAAGCGTCATAGGATTAGGTAATTTCATTGCTTATTCCCCAGCAATTATGGGATTTGGTTTGATCGGATTTTCTTTGTCTCGAATCCTGGGTTTATCTATGCTAATGATGTTGATAGTTGGCTTTGGCTTTATAATGCAATTTACATCTAGCAACACTTTACTACAAACAATTGTTGAAGATGATAAACGCAGTAGAGTTATGAGCATATACACAATGGCATTTTTTGGTATGCTCCCTTTAGGTAATTTATTTGGTGGCGCATTAGCTAGTTATATTGGAGTAACTAAAACCTTAGTTATTTCTGGGATAGCTTGTATTTTAGGAACAGTTTATTTTTCACAAAAACTTCCAGAATTAAGGCGTTTGGTAGCCCCAGTTTACATAAAACTAGGTATTTTACCAGCAAAAAAAGAAGAGTTACTGCAAAAAACTTAG
- a CDS encoding bestrophin family protein has translation MRDHNWFKLALTFKGSVIPAIYKRVIFCGSFGFFISILDYLGVPVSFTNLDGVVSSIVLGLLLVFRTNTAYERFWEGRKIWGTLVNNIRNLARLIWVAIDEKSLEDRKAKENNMKLLVAFAVATKLHLRSEGVNSELESLMPPARYFKLKTMNNPPLEIAFWIGDYFQSQYQRNCLGLYQLNALNDVLNSMVDMLGSSERILKTPIPLAYSIHLKQLLLIYCLLLPFQFVDSLNWATGAIVALISFTLFGIEEIGEEIENPFGHDPNDLPLDAICATMRRNIEDLITLSPSASSFKDDNQIANIN, from the coding sequence ATGAGAGATCATAATTGGTTTAAATTAGCTTTAACCTTTAAAGGCTCAGTCATTCCAGCAATTTATAAGCGGGTAATATTTTGTGGATCTTTTGGATTTTTCATTTCAATTTTAGATTATTTGGGCGTACCTGTATCTTTTACAAACTTAGACGGCGTAGTTTCTAGCATTGTCTTAGGTTTATTATTAGTTTTTAGAACTAACACCGCTTACGAGCGTTTTTGGGAAGGGCGAAAAATTTGGGGTACTTTAGTTAATAACATCCGTAATTTAGCTCGATTAATTTGGGTAGCCATCGACGAAAAAAGCCTAGAAGATAGAAAAGCGAAAGAAAATAACATGAAGTTGTTAGTAGCTTTTGCTGTTGCAACTAAGCTACATTTAAGATCAGAAGGAGTAAATAGCGAATTAGAAAGCTTGATGCCTCCTGCTCGTTATTTCAAATTAAAAACTATGAATAATCCTCCTTTAGAAATTGCATTTTGGATAGGAGATTATTTCCAAAGTCAGTATCAACGTAATTGTCTTGGTTTATACCAACTAAATGCTTTAAATGATGTGTTGAATAGTATGGTAGATATGTTAGGTTCTAGTGAGCGAATTTTAAAAACACCTATTCCTTTAGCTTATTCTATTCACCTTAAACAGTTATTGTTAATTTATTGTTTACTGCTACCATTTCAATTTGTTGATTCTTTAAACTGGGCTACAGGAGCAATTGTAGCTTTAATCAGTTTTACTTTGTTTGGAATTGAAGAAATTGGAGAAGAAATTGAAAATCCTTTTGGTCACGATCCTAATGATTTGCCTTTAGATGCTATTTGTGCCACAATGCGACGCAATATTGAAGATTTAATCACACTTAGTCCTAGTGCTAGTTCATTTAAAGATGATAACCAAATAGCTAATATCAATTAG